ATGCTGGCCGGCTTCTCCTCCGGCACCGTACTGCACTTCGGCACGCACTGGGCCTGGCTGGTCGGCCTCGGCGTGATCCACAGCGGCATCGTCTACGTGCTGTTCTATTCGGCCTACCGGCACCTGTCGGTGGCGACCATCGCGGTGATCGCCTTCGTCTATCCGCTGGTGACGCTGGTGCTGGACTACGCGCTCTACGGGCATCGCCTGGATGCCGTGCAGCTGCTCGGCGTGGCGCTGATCATCCTCGGCACGCTGGGCGTCAACCTGAAGTGGCGGCTGCCGTCGCGGCGCGCGGCGCCTCTGGATGCGGTCCACTAAACACCGTCCGAAATGCTTCGACCGTCGTTCCCGCGGACGCGGGAAGTGCTTTTCGGCAGACGCATGACGGACGCTCCAGCGCCTTCCGCCTGAAGCTTCAAAGGCACTGGGTTCCCGCGTTCGCGGGAACGACGGCTTCTCGTTGGCGGTGCCAGTGGCGCCCGCCTCACAAAGAAAGGCCGCGCATGGCGCGGCCTTTCGCAGCCCTGGCGTTGCGCCGTCAGCGCACGTCGTGCAGGCGCCAGCCGCTGCCGGCCAGCAGGCCCAGGCGGTGCTTGAGGACTTCGCTGGGCAGGCTGGTGTCCACCACCAGATCGATATGCAGATCGTCGATCTTGCCGCGCACGTGCGCGGCCGGATCGACCGCACCCAGCGAGGGCGGCACCTGGTCCGGCTCGTCCTGCGCGTTGCGCCAGCGGGCGAACAGGACGTCGGTGCGCAGCGCATCCTGCAGCTGCTGCGCATAGCCTTCGGCGCTGCTGGAGGTGAAGCTGAAATCCGGCTCGGGCCCGCGTGCCTTGTCGGGGTCTGGCAGGGCGATGTAGTAGGTCGTCATGGGTGGTCCCTCCACGGTGGCGTTGAGGCGCAAGCCTAGGCGGGCGCGCGTCAGCGCCCCGTGTTCAGGCCGCGAAGGTGTGCGGCGGCGCGGCGAAGCCCACGCCCAGCGCGCCCTTGCCCACATTGACCATGCCGGTCAGGCTCATCACCGATTCGTACAGCTGGACGCCGTGTTCCGCGCAGGTCTCGCGCAGCCGCGCGTAGCCGGGCAGGGCGTGCAGTTCGGCCAGCTCGCCGCCGTAGCCCAGGTTGACCACCGGTGTCAGCAGGCCCTCGCGCACCTTCTGCCCGGTGAACTCGAACAGCTTCTGCGCCGAGGGTTCGAAGCCCTTGAGCTTGGCCACCGGCTCGGTCACGCCACGATAGGCGCGCAGCACCGGCTTGATGTCCAGCGCGCTGCCCAGCGCCGCGCTGAGCAGGCCCACGCTGCGGTCGCCCTTGGTGCGGGCGCGGGCGCGCAGGTAGTAGAGGTCGCGCGGGATCATGTAGCCGTAGGTGTTCTCGGCCAGCGCCTCCAGCGTGGTGCGGATCCTGGCGACCCCTTCGCCCGCCTCGCGCAGGCGCACGGCCTCGATCGCGGCGACGCCCTGGCCGGCGAACACGTTGAGCGTGTCGATCACGCGCAGCGCGAAGGGCGAGGTATGCCCGGCCGCGTGGCGGATGGCCTTGTAGTCGTTGAGGATCGCGAAGCTCGCCTGCATCGCGTTGTCGTGGATCTGGCTGCGCTGGCGCGAGATGGTCAGGCAGAACACGTGGTCGTAGTCGATCACCAGCTGCTGCAGGAACAGGTCGCGGATCTGCGCCACCGAGAACGGCGTGGTCTCCGCTTCGTGGCCACGCTCGGCCACGTGCGCACGCAGGAACGCCAGCGTGGCCTCCTCGTCACGATGGTCGGCCAGCACGGCGTCGCCGATGCGCACGGTGATCGGCAGGACGATGAGGTTGTGCTGGCGAATGAAGTCGGCAGGCAGGTCGCACGCCGAGTCCACCACGATCCCGATCCGCATGGGTCTTTCCCCTTCCAGATGATGGCGCGGGCCTGGTCGGCCCGTCTCGTCTTGATGTTGCGGCGCGTCATGGCCGATGCCTGACGACGCCCTCTCCCGGGGCGCATTGTGGACGATTCGGTCACGGCGAAAATGCTGAGGATTTCGCAGTTGTCGCACGCGATCGCCGCCCCGCGCCGCATGACCGCCTTGTCATCCGCCAGCGCGCCCGCACCCGCTTGCACGCCTCGTTCATTCCATCTGCTTATGCTCGCCGGTCCATCCACCCCAGGGGCAGGCGGCATGTCCAGGCGCAACCAGGCAGGCGGCGTAGGCGCGAGGCGCATGGCATGGCGGTAAAGCGCAAGCCCAAGCCGAGCCGGCAGCAGGAGGTGGTCGAGTTCTGGCGCCAGGCGGGGCCGGAGCGCTGGTTCGCGAAGAACGAATCGTTCGACGCCAACTTCCGCACCCAGTTCCTCGCCGACCACCATGCCGCCGCCCGCGGCGAGCACCAGGACTGGCTGCACAGCGCCGAAGGCGCGTTGGCGCTGCTGGTCCTGCTGGACCAGTTCCCGCGCAACGCCTGGCGCGACAGCGGCCACGCCTTTGCCACCGATGGCCTGGCGCTGGCCTACGCCGCGCGTGCCCTGGACGCCGGCCATGATCAGGCCACCGAGCCGGCGCTGCGGCCGTTCTTCTATCTGCCCTTCAACCATGCCGAGGATGCCGCGCTGCAAGCGCGCGCGGTGGCGCTGTTCGAGTCGCTGGGCGATGGCCAGCACCTGGCGTTCGCGCGGCAGCATCAGGCCGTGATCGCGCGCTTCGGCCGGTTCCCGCATCGCAATGCCGCGCTGGGCCGCACCAGCACCCCCGAGGAGCAGGCCTGGCTGGACGCGGGCGGCGGCTTCTAGCTGTCCGGTGGCAAGGCGCGGTGGGAGCCGCCGGGCGGCGATGGCGCTGTCCCGATGGCTGTTCAAGCCCTAGCCGTCCAAGCCAAGAATCTCTGATGAAGCAGTGCAGGGAAAGCCTCATCGCCGCCATGGCGGCTCCACACGCAGGGATGGCCAGAAAGGCCGCTTATCCAACTTCAATCACCCAAAGGACAACACGCCCCAGGCGGGGCGTGTTGTGTGGACGATGTGCGTTCGGATCAGTAGCGCGGCACGCTCGGATCGACTTCGTTGGACCAGGCCTCGATGCCGCCGGCCACGTTGTGCACGTTGGAGAACCCGAGCACGCGGAACTGCTCGGCAGCCTGGTGGCTGCGTCCGCCGGCATGGCACAGGAACGCGATCTGCGTGTCCTTGGGCAGGGCCTCCAGCTCGGCGCGGCCGTTGCCGTCGAAGGTCTTGAACGGCACGTTGACCGAGGCGATGGCGCGCTCGTCGGCCGGCCGCACATCCACCAGCAGCAGCTCGCCGGCGGCGACCTTGGCGGCCGCCTCGGTCACCGACAACTGATTGACTGGGCGCGGTGCGTTCGGGTTGTCGATGGCCAGGCCCTTGCCGCGGATGTCGTCGACCCAGTCGATGGTGATGCCCTCGGCGCGGCGCGCGCTGGCCAGGTCGAACTGGATGCGCACGCCGTTGGACTCGGCAGCGATGGCGTTGGCGTCGAACGGCCCCAGCTGGAAGTTGGGCTGGAACTGCGCATCGATGGCCAGCACCAGCGCGGCGCTGCCGCCGGCGTCGGCCACGGCATTGGCCAGCATCTCGGCCGCGGCCGGGGTCACGGTGATCGACGGCGGCGTGCGGTCGGGCGCGGCCACGCCCAGCAGCGCGGCCAGTTCGCCGGAGTTGGTCATCTGCTCGATGATGTCGCTGCCGCCGACCAGTTCGCCATCGACGTACAGCTGCGGGATCGTCGGCCAGTCGCCGTAGACCTTGATGCCCTCGCGGATCTCCTGGTCGGCCAGCACATTGACGTGGGCGTAGTCCACGCCCAGCGTGGACAGCGCGCCGACCGCCTTGGCCGAGAAACCGCACTGCGGCATGGTCGGCTGGCCCTTCATGAACAGCACCACGCGGTTGGACTGCAGCAGGGAATCGATGCGCGAACGCAGGGCGGGATCGAGGGACATGGCGGCTACCGGCGGCTGACGACGAGAAAGAGGGGGAATTTTACCCGCGTGGCATGATGCGCGGGATGGAGCCCGAAGCAACGCAGCATCGCGCCACGACCAGGCCCTACTTCAGGTTGGGGCTGCTGGCGCTGTCACAAGTGGCCGCGCTGGCGCTGTGGTGGCTGGTCGGCTGGCCGCTGGGCCTGGCCGTGCTGCTGTTCACCCATGGCGCCGTGCTGTGGTCCACCTTCCACCCGCGCTCGCAGCTGTTCTGCACGGCGCTGGTGCGCCTGCCAGGCGCGCAGCCCAGGGTCTGGCTGACCATCGACGACGGCCCCTCCGACGACACGCGGCCGATGCTGGACCTGCTCGATGCCCACGGCGCCAAGGCCACCTTCTTCGTGGTCGGCGAGCGCGCCCGCGCGCGACCGGAGCTGGTGCGCGAGATCGTCCGCCGCGGTCACGGTCTGGGCAACCACAGCGACAGCCATCCGCAGGCCGCGTTCTGGCGGCTGGGGCCGGTCACGCTCGAGCGCGAGATCGCCGCCAACCAGCGCAGCCTGGCCGAACTGGCCGGCGCACCACCGCGCTGGTTCCGCTCGGTGGTCGGCCACACCAATCCCTTCATCGCGCCGGTGCTCGCCCGCCACGGCCTGACCCGCGTGGCCTGGAGCGCGCGCGGCTTCGACGGCGTGCGCTGCACGCCAGACCAGGTGCTGGCGCGCATCGTCCCCGACCTCAAGCCCGGCGCCATCGTCCTGCTGCACGAGGGCGCCGCGCATGGCCACAACGTGGAGATCCTGCGGCGTGTGCTGACCGGGCTGGAAGCGCGCGGCCTGAGCGCGACGTTACCCTGATCTACGGCTGTTCAGCGCCGCCTGGCCGGTCGGCGGCGCTGGCTTTCCCCTGTGCTGATGCGATCGTCCTGGTTTCTTCGACCAGCGCATCGACATCTTCCACGGAGAACTTCGCAAGTTCCTCCGCCGCGCGTGAGGTCGCCTGCTTGTCGCCGTTTCCTTCGCCGTAGAGGCGCAGGCCCTGCGCGTCGCGAAAGAACATGAAGTGGAAAGGCGCGGCGGGCGAGCCTGCCACGGAATAGAAAATGACGGTCCTGCTGTCGGTGCAGCTGTAGATTCCCCACTCGCTGCCGCCATACGACTTCTTCAACGGTCCGACATCGCATGCCAAGGGTGCGGGCTGCGTCTGCGCCGCCGCGTTGGCGATGCAAGCCAGGATGAGCGCCGTTGCGAAGATCGTCCTGGCCAGGCTCACGCGCGCTGGGCCACGATCAGCCAGTTGTTGAACGGCGTGTTGCCGTACAGGGGGGCGAAGGTGGCGGTCAGGCCGGCGTTGGCGAGGTGGTGTTCGAGGCTCTCACGGGTGGGATAGCGCTTGGGCACTTCCTGCATCCAACCGGTGAAGTGCGCCATCAGGTCGGTGACCCTGGAGGTGCGGCCGCGGCCGCTGTCATCGCCCAGCGCGCTGCGGATCACCAGCTTGCTGTCCGGCGCGAGCATGCGCGCGGCATGCTCCAGCATGCCGCCCTGCACGTGCGCGGGCAGGTACTGCAGCATGTCCAGGATGCAGACGTTGCCGCGATGCTCGGGCCAGCGCGCGGCCAGGTCGACCACTTCGAAGCGGGTGTCGTGCAGCCCGTTGCGGCGCGCGATCAGGCCGGCGCGCGCGATCTTGTCCGCGTCGATGTCCACGCCGTGGTAGCGGCGCGGCTGGCCATCGGCGCGCAGCGCGTGCGCCAGCAGCCCCAGGCCGCAGCCCAGATCGAGCACCGGGCCGGGCGCATCGCGCAGCGCGGCCAGCACGCCGGGATAGAGCGGGTCGGTGCGCAGCTTGATGCGCGTGTAGTAGTAGTCGTGCCGGTTGCCCCAGGGCCGGCGCGGCAGAAAGGCGCGGGCGATGGCCAGCGCTTGCTGGGGGGGCATGGGACGGGTGGCTTCGCTCACGTCGGTCCTTCGGCGCTTGGGCGGGGCGCGTTAGGCTAGCGCATCGCGGGCTGCGGGAAACGCGCGCTGCATCCACAGCCGATACATGGCGCCGGAGGGATGCAGGCCGTCGGCCACCAGCATCGCAGCTTCGGCCCCGTGCTGGCGACTGACGGTGGTGACATCCACGAACGCCACCTGCAGGCGCTGGCAGGCGATGCGCGCCTCGCGGTTGAACGCGTCGATCTCCGTCGCGATCCGCGCCGTATCGCGTCCGGAAGCGGCCGCGAACGGGGTCACGCCCCAGTCCGGAATCGACAGCACCACCACGCGCCGCGCGCGCCCGCCGGCCAGCGCGATGGCGTGCTCCAGCAGGCTCTGGAACTGCTGCAGGTACTCCTCCAGCGGCCGGCCGCGGTACTGGTTGTTGACCCCGATCAGCAGCGTGACCAGGTCGAAGCCGGGCGCTGGCGCGGCCTGGTCGATCGCGGCCTGCAGTTCGTCGGTCGTCCAGCCGGTGGTGGCGATGATCCGCGGATCGTCCACGCCCAGCCCGTCGGCGCGCAGCGCATGGGCGAGCTGCACCGGCCAGCGTTCGCTGGCAGCCACGCCTTCGCCGATGGTGTAGGAATCGCCCAGCGCCAGATAGCGCAGGCCGTGCGGGGCGATGGTGCCCGCCGCCGGGTGCACGCCGGCCATGACGGTCAGGCCGCGGCCGGGCGCGACCTGGGCTTGAGCGGCACCACCTTGTTGGCCGCCTCCGCGCGCTTGGCCAGCGCACGGTCGATGCGTGTGAACACCTCGCGCATGGCCACCGCATCGGGCAGCAGGGTGACGCGGAAATGGTTGCGGTAGGGCACGTTGAAGCTCGAACCCGGCACCACCAGCACGCCCTCGTCCTCCATCAGTTCCAGCGCGAAGGCGTAGTCGTCGAAGCCCTTGGCCGCATCGCCCACCACCGCGGGGAACGCATACAGCGCGCCGGCCGGCGCGCACAGCTTGAGGTGCTCGCTGGCCGTGCAGGCCTCGACCACCGCGCGGCGGGTCTCGTACAGGCGGCCGCCCGGCGCGGTGAGCGCGCTGATGGTGTCCGGACCGTTGATGGCCGCTTCCACCGCGTACTGGCCCGGCACGTTGGCGCACAGGCGCAGCGCACCCAGCAGGTCCATGGCGTGCTGCAGCGGGGTGATGCGCTGCGCGTCGCCGGACAGCAGCGCCCAGCCCACGCGCCAGCCGCAGGCACGGTGCACCTTGGACAGGCCGGAGAAGGTGATGCACGGCACCTCGCCGGCCAGCGGCGCCAGCGGTTCGAACGTCGCCCCGTCGTAGAGGATCTGGTCGTAGATCTCGTCGACCATCAGCAGCAGCTGGTGCTTGGCGGCGATGGCGACGATGCGCTTGAGCAGCTCGCGCGGATAGGTGGCGCCGGTGGGATTGTTGGGGTTGATCAGCACGATGGCGCGGGTGCGGCTGGACACCAGCGTCTCGATCTCCGACGGATCGGGCAGGAAGCCGTTGGCCGCATCGCACTGGTAGTACACCGGGCGGCCGTCGTTGAGGATGGTGGCGGCCGACCACAGCGGGTAGTCGGGCGAGGGCACCAGCACTTCGTCGCCCGGGTTGAGCAGCGCGCGCAGCGACAGGTCGATCAGCTCGGACACGCCGTTGCCGATGAACACCCGGTCAGGATGCGCGTCGGGCGTGTTGCGGCGCGCGTAGTAGGCGGCCACCGCCTCGCGCGCTGCCGGCAGGCCCTGCTGGTGGGTGTAGGGGTCGGTGCGGCCCATGTCGTCGGCGATCGCGTGCTGCAGATGCTCGGGCGCGCGGAAACCGAACGCGCCGGGGTTGCCGATGTTGAGCTTGATCAGCTTGCGACCCTGGGCCTCCAGCTCGCGGGCTCGCCGGGCCAGCTCGCCACGGATCTCGTAGCGGACTTCGGACAGGCGTTCACGGATGGCGAGGGGCTTGAGGGGAGCGGAGGACATGGCACGGGCGCGTGGAGGTGAAAAAACGGCCAAAGCATACGCCTGATGGCCCGTGCTGCGGGCGTTTCAGCGGAAACCATGGGTCGCGGGCCATGCCGCCCGCCTGCGGCGCCGACGGGCCAGCCCGTAGAATCGCCGCCATGACCGATGCTGTCTTCGACGATGCCGACCTGCGGCGGATTGGCTGGCCCTGGCCCGGCGCGCCCGAGGACCCGGCGTGGCAGGCGCTGACCCGGGCCCATCCCGGCGCCCGCCCGGCGCGGGTGATCGAGCAGCATCGCTCGGGCTACGTGGTCGCCGGCGGGCCGCGGGCCGAGCAGACGCTGCGGCCCGAGTCCCTGCCGGACTGGCAGCGACCGCGCTTTCCCGCGCACGAGCGCCCCGCCGTGGGCGACTGGGTCCTGGTGGAGGAAGACAAGCGCATCGTCGCCCTGCTGCCGCGGCGCACGGCGATCAAGCGTGCCGCCGCCGGCGAGCACTACCACCAGCAGGTGATCGCGGCCAACATCGATGTGGTCTTCATCGTCTGCGGGCTGGACGCCGACTTCAATCCGCGCCGGATCGAGCGCTATCTGATGCTGGTCGGCGGCGGTGGCGTGCAGCCGGTGGTGGTGCTGACCAAGGCCGACCGCACCGAGTACGCCGACGACGCGCTCGAGGTGCTCGCCGATCTGGCCGCGCAGGAGGTGCCGCTGCGCACGGTCAACGCCAAGGATCCCGCCAGCGTCGCGCAGCTGCATGGCTGGCTGGGGCCCGGCCGCACGGCGGTGCTGGTGGGCTCTTCCGGCGCGGGCAAGTCCACGCTCACCAACACGCTGCTGGGCGTGGAGAAGATGAAGACCAGCGCGGTGCGCGAGACCGATTCGCGCGGCCGCCACACCACCACGCATCGCGCGTTGATCCCGCTGCCTTCCGGCGCCTGCCTGATCGACACCCCCGGCATGCGCGAGCTCAAGCCCACCGGCGAGGAAGACCTGGCCGAAAGCGGCTTCGCCGACATCGAGGCGCTGGCCGCGCAGTGCCGGTTCCGCAACTGCGCCCATCAGGGCGAACCGGGCTGCGCGGTGCAGGCGGCGATCGAGGCCGGCGAGCTCGATCCCGGCCGGCTGGCCAATTACCTGAAGCTGCAGGAAGAGGTGACCACCGCCGCGGCCAAGCTGGCCAAGCGCGTGGCCGAGCAGCAGGGCAAGACAGGGCGGCGCCCCACCGGGAAGCCGCCCCGCCGCTAGACCGGGTCGCGATCCGCCTGCTGTCCCTTTTCCAGCATCTGGCGCAGCCGGCTGCGTCGCTGTTCGAGTTCGGCGATCTGCCGCTCGATCGAGGCCAGCCGCCGGCGCTGCACTTCGGTCGTCTCGGAGCAGGCTGCCGCGCCTTCGATCATCCGCATGCAATCGGGAAACTCGCGGATCTCGGCCAGGCTGAAGCCTGCGCCGATCAGCCGCTGGATCTGCCTGACCTGGGTCACGGCCAGGGCGGAGAACACGCGATAGCCGTTCTCGGCACGGACCGACGACAGCAGCCGATGGGCGTCGTAGTGCCGGATCGAACGCAGGCTGGCGCCCGTTTCGCGGGCCAGTTCGCCGATGGACAGGGCAGCTTGGGGACGAGCCTTGGGCATGGGCGAACGCTAGCACAGGCGGTGCTTGACTCTCACATCAGTGTGAGGCTCGAGACTGCGCGCATCCCAGGCATCGATGAGGATTCGCCATGCTTTCGTCCAGGCTTCACCGCGCGCTCGGCGCGCTGATCGTCGGGCTCGCGCTGCTGACTGGCGCGCCGGCCGCGCTCGCCGTCACCAGGCAGTACACCGTCTCCGCGCCGGATGGCGTCGCGTTGGCCGTGCAGGAGTCGGGCGATCCCGACGGCGCCCCGGTCATCCTCATCCACGGCCTGCTGGGCAGCCGGCTGAACTGGGACAAGCAACTGCTCGATCCCCAACTGCAGCACCATCGACTGATCACCTACGACCTGCGGGGACACGGCCTGTCCGGCAAGCCCAACGACGCCGCGGCCTACACGGACGGGCGCCGGTGGGCCGACGACCTGGCGGCGGTCATCGCGTCCACGCAGGCGCGCAGGCCGGTGCTCGTCGGCTGGTCGCTGGGCGGTGCCGTGATCTCGAACTACCTCGCCGCCTACGGCGACGGCGCCATCGCCGGCGCGGTCTATGTCGATGGCGTGATCGAGCTCAAGCCCGAGCAGCTCGTGGCGCATCCGGAGGTCTATCGCGACATGGTCGCCCCGGACCTGAAGACCCATCTGCAGGGCGAACGCGCCTTCCTGCGGCTGTGCTTCCACCGCCAGCCGGATGCGGACACCTTCTCGCTGCTGCTCGCCAATGCGGCGCTGGCGTCGTGGGAGATGCAAGCGGCCGTGCCGTCGATGACCGTCGACGCGGCCACCGGATTGAGCCGGGCCAAGATCCCGGTGCTGCTGCTCTACGGCGCGCGCGACGCGCTGGTGAAGGCCGAGCCGAGCATCGCGCGCGCCAAAGGGCTCAATCCGCGGATCCGCAGCGTGCTTTACGCCGAGTCCGGCCATGCGCCTTTCCTGGAAGAGCCGGACCGCTTCAATCGTGACCTGCTCGCGTTCATCCGCTCGGCCGCGTCCGCCTCGGCCGGTCGAGACTGAGGAGGGGTTGAGCTCGGCGACCGCTGGCCCACGGCGTGAGGTGCGACCGAAATCCGACAGCGCGGCTGCGACCGTGTCGGCCCTACTCGAGGCCGAGGGCTGGACATGTCGGAACACGGCACGCCGCCGGCGGTCGCCAACAAGGTCGCCGCGGTCACCCTGGGCTTCTGGATCCTCAAGATCCTGGCGACGACGCTGGGCGAGACCGGCGGCGACTGGCTCACCATGACGCTCGGGCTGGGCTACGGGCCCGGGGCCTTGCTGCTGCTTGGCCTGTTCGCGCTGACCCTGCTGGCGCAGCTGCGGGCGCGCGGCTTCCATCGCGGGCTGTACTGGTCGGTGATCCTGTCCACCAGTACCGCGGGCACGGCGATGTCGGACTTCCTGGATCGCACGCTGGGGCTGGGCTATCTGCGCGGCGCGCTGCTGCTGGTGGCGCTGCTGGGCGGGGTGCTGGCCGCCTGGTACCACAGCGAGGGGCATCTGTCGGTGCAGCGCATCGCCAGCCGCCGGGCCGAGGGCTTCTACTGGATGGCGATCCTGGTCAGCAACACGCTGGGTACGGCGCTGGGCGATTTCCTGGCCGATTCCTCCGGCCTGGGCTTCGCCGCCAGCGCCGGGCTGATCGCGGCGGTGATCGCCGCCACAGCGCTGGCCTACCGCTTCACGTCCGCCGGCCGGGTGCTGCTGTTCTGGATCGCGTTCGTGATGACCCGGCCGTTCGGCGCGACCTTCGGCGACCTGCTGACCAACCCGGCCGCGCATGGCGGCCTGGAGCTGGGCACCGGCGGCGCCTCGCTGGTGCTGGCGGTGCTGCTGATCGCAGGGCTGCTGGTGCAGGGGCGTGGCCGCCGGACGCTCAGCGCTCCGAATGCCCGCTCTCGTCGTGGTCGCGCGGGTGGAACAGGTCCGGCCGGATCAGCGCGATGAAGGCCCGCGCCTGCGGCGAGAGGTACTTGCCCTTGCGCACCACCACGCCATAGCTGCGCGAGGGGAAGTACGCGCTCAGCGAGCGCGCGGTGATGCGGCCGCGGTCGGCCTCGCCCAGGCAGATCGAGCTGACGATCGACAGGCCCATGCCCATGGCCACGTACTGCTTGATGACCTCCCAGCCGCCCACCTCCAGTGCCACGGTGTACGGCACGCGCGCCTGCTGGAAGGTCAGGTCCACCAGCCGGTAGGTGATCTGCCGGCGCGGCGGCAGGATCAGGCCGTAGGGCGAGATGTCCTCCAGGGTCACCTTGTCCTTCTTCGCCAGCGGGTGGTCGTGCGGGGTGATCAGCATCGGCTCAAAGCGGTAGACCGGCTCGTAGCTGAGGTCGGCCGCGACGTCGACCATCGAGCCCACCGCCAGGTCCACCGCGTCCTGGCGCAGCAGGTCGGTGCCGTCGGCGCTGATGGCGTTGTGCAGGGTCAGGCGCACCTCGGGGTGCTCGCGGCGGAAGGCGTCCACGATCCGCGGCAGCAGGTAGAGGATGGTCGAGCTGTTGGCGGCGATGTTCAGCTCGCCCGCGTCCAGCCCGCTGACCTTGTGGCGGAAATCCGAGGCCAGCGAATCCACCCCTTCGACCAGCGGCTGGGCCATCTCGTACAGCAGCTGGCCCTCGCGGGTGGGGGTCAGGCGCCGTCCGCTGCGCTCGAACAGCCGCGTCCCGTACTCCCGTTCCAATGCCTGCAGCTGCAGCGAAATGGCCGGCTGGCTGACGAACAAGGCCTCCGCCGCCCGCGAAACCGAGCCCAATCGCACCACCTGGCAGAACGCGCGCAGCGGTTTGAGCCGATCGGATTTGTAGGAAAAACGAGGGGTTACGTTCGCTGGCATGGGTCTGAATCCGCTCTCATGAGCAGAACTTATGAATTGAATTGATAAAACTAAGTTGTCAAATACTAACCCCCGGAGCACGGTGGCGGCCCAGCTGAAAGACCAGGAGCACCGCCATGTCCGCCACCGCCTTCGCCCTGTCGCCCACTGCCCGCGCCGCCACCCCCGGCCTGGCGCTGACCGCCCAGGCGCCCGGCCAGGACGCGCTGCTGCCGGCCGGCCTGCTGGGCCTGCTGACCTCGCTGCACCGGGCGATCGAGCCCGAGCGCCAGGCCCGCCTGGCCGCCCGTGTCGCCCGCCAGGCCGCGTTCGACGGCGGCGCCTTGCCGGACTTCCGCGCCGACACCGCGCAGATCCGCGAGGGCGACTGGACCGTGGCGCCGATCCCCGCCGCACTGGCCGACCGCCGCGTGGAGATCACCGGCCCGACCGACCCGAAGATGGTCATCAACGCGCTGAACTCCGGCGCCAGGGTGTTCATGGCCGACTTCGAGGATTCGACCTCGCCGACCTGGGCCAACCTGCTGACCGGCCAGCGCGCGCTGATCGGCGCGGTCGACGGCGATCTGACCTTCCAGGCGCCGGCGGCCGGCGACAAGCCGGGCAAGCGCTACACGCTCAAGCCCGCCGACGAACAGGCGGTGCTGATCGTGCGTCCGCGCGGCTGGCACCTGGACGAGAAGCACGTGCTGGTCGACGGCGCGCCGATCGCCGGTGGCCTGTTCGACGTGGCCACCTTCGCCTTCCACAACGCCCGCGCGCTGCAGGCCAGGGACCGCGGCCCGTATTTCTACCTGCCCAAGCTGCAGTCGATGGAGGAGGCGGCGCTGTGGGAGACCGCGCTGTCGCACATCGAGGCGACCCTGGGCCTGCCGCAGGGGCAGATGAAGGTCACCGTGCTGATCGAGACGCTGCCGGCGGCCTTCGAGATGCACGAGATCCTGTACGCGCTGCGCGGCCGCATCGTCGGCCTGAACTGCGGCCGCTGGGACTACATCTTTT
The window above is part of the Pseudoxanthomonas sp. X-1 genome. Proteins encoded here:
- a CDS encoding MerR family transcriptional regulator; protein product: MPKARPQAALSIGELARETGASLRSIRHYDAHRLLSSVRAENGYRVFSALAVTQVRQIQRLIGAGFSLAEIREFPDCMRMIEGAAACSETTEVQRRRLASIERQIAELEQRRSRLRQMLEKGQQADRDPV
- a CDS encoding alpha/beta hydrolase, encoding MLSSRLHRALGALIVGLALLTGAPAALAVTRQYTVSAPDGVALAVQESGDPDGAPVILIHGLLGSRLNWDKQLLDPQLQHHRLITYDLRGHGLSGKPNDAAAYTDGRRWADDLAAVIASTQARRPVLVGWSLGGAVISNYLAAYGDGAIAGAVYVDGVIELKPEQLVAHPEVYRDMVAPDLKTHLQGERAFLRLCFHRQPDADTFSLLLANAALASWEMQAAVPSMTVDAATGLSRAKIPVLLLYGARDALVKAEPSIARAKGLNPRIRSVLYAESGHAPFLEEPDRFNRDLLAFIRSAASASAGRD
- a CDS encoding LysR family transcriptional regulator; this encodes MPANVTPRFSYKSDRLKPLRAFCQVVRLGSVSRAAEALFVSQPAISLQLQALEREYGTRLFERSGRRLTPTREGQLLYEMAQPLVEGVDSLASDFRHKVSGLDAGELNIAANSSTILYLLPRIVDAFRREHPEVRLTLHNAISADGTDLLRQDAVDLAVGSMVDVAADLSYEPVYRFEPMLITPHDHPLAKKDKVTLEDISPYGLILPPRRQITYRLVDLTFQQARVPYTVALEVGGWEVIKQYVAMGMGLSIVSSICLGEADRGRITARSLSAYFPSRSYGVVVRKGKYLSPQARAFIALIRPDLFHPRDHDESGHSER
- the aceB gene encoding malate synthase A produces the protein MSATAFALSPTARAATPGLALTAQAPGQDALLPAGLLGLLTSLHRAIEPERQARLAARVARQAAFDGGALPDFRADTAQIREGDWTVAPIPAALADRRVEITGPTDPKMVINALNSGARVFMADFEDSTSPTWANLLTGQRALIGAVDGDLTFQAPAAGDKPGKRYTLKPADEQAVLIVRPRGWHLDEKHVLVDGAPIAGGLFDVATFAFHNARALQARDRGPYFYLPKLQSMEEAALWETALSHIEATLGLPQGQMKVTVLIETLPAAFEMHEILYALRGRIVGLNCGRWDYIFSYIKTFRAHPDRVLPERGQVTMTQPFLKAYSELLIQTCHRRGAHAMGGMAAQIPINNDPAANEQAMARVRADKLREVTAGHDGTWVAHPALIPVAMEIFDAHMPGANQHGVARADVHVGRDDLIRPSTGTITRAGFEGNVEVCVRYLAAWLDGNGCVPIHWLMEDAATAEISRTQIWQWLHTDGLHLDDGTAIDLALLETTLKRLPTRLGDAALPGAAKVPQAIALLDQLSRSDTLAEFLTLPAYAQID